A window of the Scophthalmus maximus strain ysfricsl-2021 chromosome 8, ASM2237912v1, whole genome shotgun sequence genome harbors these coding sequences:
- the acox1 gene encoding peroxisomal acyl-coenzyme A oxidase 1 isoform X3 — translation MNPDITKERNNATFDVEKLTHILDGAPEITKRRREIESLVLSDPDFKEEDPNFLSRSERYDQAVRKSAQMILKLREYGIADPEEIYCYKNCVHPVRPEPLDLHLGMFLPTLLNQATPEQMDRFFMPAWNLEIIGTYAQTEMGHGTHLRGLETTSTYDPATQEFVLNSPTVSSIKWWPGGLGKTSNHAIVLAQLYSQGNCRGLHAFIVPIRDMSTHVPLPGIVVGDIGPKFGFSEVDNGFLRLENVRIPRENMLMKYAKVEPDGTYVKPPSAKLTYGTMVFIRSMIVGKSAEAVAKSCTIAIRYSVVRHQSELRPGEPEPQILDYQAQQYKLFPLLAMAYAFTFVGQYMKETYQRISGDISQGDFSEMPELHALSAGLKAFTTWAANSAIEVCRMSCGGHGYSCSSGLPDIYVEFTPTCTYEGENTVMMLQTARYLVKSYRQAKDGQQLSGIVSYLSEAEHRRVQPQPVAARPTVVDINDLSSLVEVYKLRAAILVELANKSIQQELQQRKSQEDAWNNSAIDLVRASDAHCHYVVVKLFTDKLGKTSDTAIHSVLSTLALLYALNGIKQNSGDFLQAGLLSGPQVLQISVRIKELLSLLRPNAVALVDAFDFQDKRLNSVLGRYDGNVYENLFEWARCSPLNSTEVHESFHKYLKPLRSKL, via the exons AGTCACTGGTTCTCAGCGACCCAGACTTTAAGGAGGAGGACCCAAACTTCCTGTCACGCAGTGAGCGCTATGACCAGGCTGTTCGGAAAAGTGCACAAATGATCCTGAAGCTCAGAGAGTATGGCATTGCAGACCCAGAGGAGATCTACTGCTATAAGAA CTGTGTGCACCCTGTCAGGCCAGAGCCCTTGGATCTCCATCTGGGGATGTTCCTGCCCACATTGCTCAACCAGGCCACCCCAGAGCAAATGGACCGTTTCTTCATGCCCGCCTGGAACCTAGAGATCATCGGCACCTACGCTCAGACTGAGATGGGCCACG GCACGCACCTAAGAGGGTTGGAAACCACCTCCACATATGATCCAGCCACACAGGAGTTTGTCTTGAACAGTCCCACAGTCAGCTCCATCAAGTGGTGGCCCGGAGGAC TGGGAAAGACCTCAAACCATGCCATAGTCCTCGCCCAGCTTTACTCTCAGGGAAATTGTCGTGGACTGCATGCTTTCATTGTACCCATCCGCGATATGAGCACTCACGTACCCCTGCCAG GTATTGTGGTCGGAGATATCGGCCCCAAGTTTGGCTTCAGTGAAGTTGACAATGGCTTCCTAAGGCTAGAGAACGTACGAATCCCACGGGAGAACATGCTGATGAAATATGCCAAG GTGGAGCCAGACGGAACCTATGTGAAGCCACCAAGTGCCAAACTGACCTATGGCACCATGGTGTTCATTCGCTCCATGATTGTGGGCAAGTCAGCTGAGGCCGTCGCCAAGTCATGCACGATCGCCATCCGCTACAGTGTCGTTCGACACCAGTCTGAACTCCGACCAGG AGAGCCAGAGCCCCAGATCCTCGACTACCAGGCGCAGCAGTACAAGCTGTTCCCTCTGCTGGCTATGGCTTATGCCTTCACTTTTGTGGGCCAGTATATGAAGGAGACCTACCAGCGCATCAGCGGAGACATCAGCCAGGGAGACTTCAGTGAAATGCCTGAG CTCCATGCCCTGTCCGCGGGTCTGAAGGCCTTCACCACGTGGGCAGCCAACTCTGCTATTGAGGTGTGCCGCATGTCATGCGGTGGCCATGGCTACTCTTGCAGCAGTGGCTTGCCTGACATTTACGTCGAGTTCACGCCTACTTGCACCTATGAGGGAGAGAACACCGTCATGATGCTGCAGACTGCAAG ATACCTGGTGAAGAGCTACCGGCAGGCTAAGGATGGCCAGCAGCTGAGCGGCATCGTGTCATACCTGAGTGAAGCAGAGCATCGGAGGGTGCAGCCCCAGCCCGTCGCCGCCAGACCCACCGTAGTGGACATAAATGACCTGTCTAGTCTGGTGGAGGTCTACAAATTACGAGCTGCCAT CCTAGTAGAGCTGGCAAACAAGAGCATCCAGCAGGAGTTGCAGCAAAGGAAGAGCCAGGAGGACGCCTGGAACAACAGTGCTATCGACCTGGTCAGAGCCtcagat GCCCACTGTCACTATGTTGTAGTGAAGCTCTTCACTGACAAGCTTGGAAAGACCAGTGACACAGCGATACACTCGGTGCTGTCAACCCTGGCGCTGCTCTACGCCCTGAATGGCATCAAACAAAACTCTGGAGATTTCCTACAG gCTGGACTGCTCAGTGGGCCCCAGGTACTGCAGATCTCTGTTCGAATTAAGGAGCTGCTGTCTCTGCTGAGGCCCAACGCCGTGGCGCTTGTAGATGCCTTTGACTTCCAGGACAAGAGGTTGAATTCAGTCCTGGGAAGATATGACGGAAATGTCTATGAGAACTTGTTTGAATGGGCTCGCTGCTCACCCCTGAACTCCACCGAG GTCCATGAATCCTTCCACAAGTATCTGAAGCCTCTGCGGTCCAAACTGTGA
- the acox1 gene encoding peroxisomal acyl-coenzyme A oxidase 1 isoform X1 has translation MNPDITKERNNATFDVEKLTHILDGAPEITKRRREIESLVLSDPDFKEEDPNFLSRSERYDQAVRKSAQMILKLREYGIADPEEIYCYKNIAQGSHNEALGLHFAMFKPTLYSQCDHQQSRKWLPLAESFQVIGTYAQTEMGHGTHLRGLETTSTYDPATQEFVLNSPTVSSIKWWPGGLGKTSNHAIVLAQLYSQGNCRGLHAFIVPIRDMSTHVPLPGIVVGDIGPKFGFSEVDNGFLRLENVRIPRENMLMKYAKVEPDGTYVKPPSAKLTYGTMVFIRSMIVGKSAEAVAKSCTIAIRYSVVRHQSELRPGEPEPQILDYQAQQYKLFPLLAMAYAFTFVGQYMKETYQRISGDISQGDFSEMPELHALSAGLKAFTTWAANSAIEVCRMSCGGHGYSCSSGLPDIYVEFTPTCTYEGENTVMMLQTARYLVKSYRQAKDGQQLSGIVSYLSEAEHRRVQPQPVAARPTVVDINDLSSLVEVYKLRAAILVELANKSIQQELQQRKSQEDAWNNSAIDLVRASDAHCHYVVVKLFTDKLGKTSDTAIHSVLSTLALLYALNGIKQNSGDFLQAGLLSGPQVLQISVRIKELLSLLRPNAVALVDAFDFQDKRLNSVLGRYDGNVYENLFEWARCSPLNSTEVHESFHKYLKPLRSKL, from the exons AGTCACTGGTTCTCAGCGACCCAGACTTTAAGGAGGAGGACCCAAACTTCCTGTCACGCAGTGAGCGCTATGACCAGGCTGTTCGGAAAAGTGCACAAATGATCCTGAAGCTCAGAGAGTATGGCATTGCAGACCCAGAGGAGATCTACTGCTATAAGAA TATTGCTCAAGGCAGCCACAATGAGGCCCTGGGGCTACACTTTGCCATGTTCAAGCCGACCCTTTACAGCCAGTGTGACCATCAGCAGTCCAGGAAATGGTTACCTCTGGCAGAGTCCTTCCAGGTCATAGGCACATATGCCCAAACTGAGATGGGTCATG GCACGCACCTAAGAGGGTTGGAAACCACCTCCACATATGATCCAGCCACACAGGAGTTTGTCTTGAACAGTCCCACAGTCAGCTCCATCAAGTGGTGGCCCGGAGGAC TGGGAAAGACCTCAAACCATGCCATAGTCCTCGCCCAGCTTTACTCTCAGGGAAATTGTCGTGGACTGCATGCTTTCATTGTACCCATCCGCGATATGAGCACTCACGTACCCCTGCCAG GTATTGTGGTCGGAGATATCGGCCCCAAGTTTGGCTTCAGTGAAGTTGACAATGGCTTCCTAAGGCTAGAGAACGTACGAATCCCACGGGAGAACATGCTGATGAAATATGCCAAG GTGGAGCCAGACGGAACCTATGTGAAGCCACCAAGTGCCAAACTGACCTATGGCACCATGGTGTTCATTCGCTCCATGATTGTGGGCAAGTCAGCTGAGGCCGTCGCCAAGTCATGCACGATCGCCATCCGCTACAGTGTCGTTCGACACCAGTCTGAACTCCGACCAGG AGAGCCAGAGCCCCAGATCCTCGACTACCAGGCGCAGCAGTACAAGCTGTTCCCTCTGCTGGCTATGGCTTATGCCTTCACTTTTGTGGGCCAGTATATGAAGGAGACCTACCAGCGCATCAGCGGAGACATCAGCCAGGGAGACTTCAGTGAAATGCCTGAG CTCCATGCCCTGTCCGCGGGTCTGAAGGCCTTCACCACGTGGGCAGCCAACTCTGCTATTGAGGTGTGCCGCATGTCATGCGGTGGCCATGGCTACTCTTGCAGCAGTGGCTTGCCTGACATTTACGTCGAGTTCACGCCTACTTGCACCTATGAGGGAGAGAACACCGTCATGATGCTGCAGACTGCAAG ATACCTGGTGAAGAGCTACCGGCAGGCTAAGGATGGCCAGCAGCTGAGCGGCATCGTGTCATACCTGAGTGAAGCAGAGCATCGGAGGGTGCAGCCCCAGCCCGTCGCCGCCAGACCCACCGTAGTGGACATAAATGACCTGTCTAGTCTGGTGGAGGTCTACAAATTACGAGCTGCCAT CCTAGTAGAGCTGGCAAACAAGAGCATCCAGCAGGAGTTGCAGCAAAGGAAGAGCCAGGAGGACGCCTGGAACAACAGTGCTATCGACCTGGTCAGAGCCtcagat GCCCACTGTCACTATGTTGTAGTGAAGCTCTTCACTGACAAGCTTGGAAAGACCAGTGACACAGCGATACACTCGGTGCTGTCAACCCTGGCGCTGCTCTACGCCCTGAATGGCATCAAACAAAACTCTGGAGATTTCCTACAG gCTGGACTGCTCAGTGGGCCCCAGGTACTGCAGATCTCTGTTCGAATTAAGGAGCTGCTGTCTCTGCTGAGGCCCAACGCCGTGGCGCTTGTAGATGCCTTTGACTTCCAGGACAAGAGGTTGAATTCAGTCCTGGGAAGATATGACGGAAATGTCTATGAGAACTTGTTTGAATGGGCTCGCTGCTCACCCCTGAACTCCACCGAG GTCCATGAATCCTTCCACAAGTATCTGAAGCCTCTGCGGTCCAAACTGTGA
- the acox1 gene encoding peroxisomal acyl-coenzyme A oxidase 1 isoform X2 codes for MALQTQRRSTAIRSTHLRGLETTSTYDPATQEFVLNSPTVSSIKWWPGGLGKTSNHAIVLAQLYSQGNCRGLHAFIVPIRDMSTHVPLPGIVVGDIGPKFGFSEVDNGFLRLENVRIPRENMLMKYAKVEPDGTYVKPPSAKLTYGTMVFIRSMIVGKSAEAVAKSCTIAIRYSVVRHQSELRPGEPEPQILDYQAQQYKLFPLLAMAYAFTFVGQYMKETYQRISGDISQGDFSEMPELHALSAGLKAFTTWAANSAIEVCRMSCGGHGYSCSSGLPDIYVEFTPTCTYEGENTVMMLQTARYLVKSYRQAKDGQQLSGIVSYLSEAEHRRVQPQPVAARPTVVDINDLSSLVEVYKLRAAILVELANKSIQQELQQRKSQEDAWNNSAIDLVRASDAHCHYVVVKLFTDKLGKTSDTAIHSVLSTLALLYALNGIKQNSGDFLQAGLLSGPQVLQISVRIKELLSLLRPNAVALVDAFDFQDKRLNSVLGRYDGNVYENLFEWARCSPLNSTEVHESFHKYLKPLRSKL; via the exons ATGGCATTGCAGACCCAGAGGAGATCTACTGCTATAAGAA GCACGCACCTAAGAGGGTTGGAAACCACCTCCACATATGATCCAGCCACACAGGAGTTTGTCTTGAACAGTCCCACAGTCAGCTCCATCAAGTGGTGGCCCGGAGGAC TGGGAAAGACCTCAAACCATGCCATAGTCCTCGCCCAGCTTTACTCTCAGGGAAATTGTCGTGGACTGCATGCTTTCATTGTACCCATCCGCGATATGAGCACTCACGTACCCCTGCCAG GTATTGTGGTCGGAGATATCGGCCCCAAGTTTGGCTTCAGTGAAGTTGACAATGGCTTCCTAAGGCTAGAGAACGTACGAATCCCACGGGAGAACATGCTGATGAAATATGCCAAG GTGGAGCCAGACGGAACCTATGTGAAGCCACCAAGTGCCAAACTGACCTATGGCACCATGGTGTTCATTCGCTCCATGATTGTGGGCAAGTCAGCTGAGGCCGTCGCCAAGTCATGCACGATCGCCATCCGCTACAGTGTCGTTCGACACCAGTCTGAACTCCGACCAGG AGAGCCAGAGCCCCAGATCCTCGACTACCAGGCGCAGCAGTACAAGCTGTTCCCTCTGCTGGCTATGGCTTATGCCTTCACTTTTGTGGGCCAGTATATGAAGGAGACCTACCAGCGCATCAGCGGAGACATCAGCCAGGGAGACTTCAGTGAAATGCCTGAG CTCCATGCCCTGTCCGCGGGTCTGAAGGCCTTCACCACGTGGGCAGCCAACTCTGCTATTGAGGTGTGCCGCATGTCATGCGGTGGCCATGGCTACTCTTGCAGCAGTGGCTTGCCTGACATTTACGTCGAGTTCACGCCTACTTGCACCTATGAGGGAGAGAACACCGTCATGATGCTGCAGACTGCAAG ATACCTGGTGAAGAGCTACCGGCAGGCTAAGGATGGCCAGCAGCTGAGCGGCATCGTGTCATACCTGAGTGAAGCAGAGCATCGGAGGGTGCAGCCCCAGCCCGTCGCCGCCAGACCCACCGTAGTGGACATAAATGACCTGTCTAGTCTGGTGGAGGTCTACAAATTACGAGCTGCCAT CCTAGTAGAGCTGGCAAACAAGAGCATCCAGCAGGAGTTGCAGCAAAGGAAGAGCCAGGAGGACGCCTGGAACAACAGTGCTATCGACCTGGTCAGAGCCtcagat GCCCACTGTCACTATGTTGTAGTGAAGCTCTTCACTGACAAGCTTGGAAAGACCAGTGACACAGCGATACACTCGGTGCTGTCAACCCTGGCGCTGCTCTACGCCCTGAATGGCATCAAACAAAACTCTGGAGATTTCCTACAG gCTGGACTGCTCAGTGGGCCCCAGGTACTGCAGATCTCTGTTCGAATTAAGGAGCTGCTGTCTCTGCTGAGGCCCAACGCCGTGGCGCTTGTAGATGCCTTTGACTTCCAGGACAAGAGGTTGAATTCAGTCCTGGGAAGATATGACGGAAATGTCTATGAGAACTTGTTTGAATGGGCTCGCTGCTCACCCCTGAACTCCACCGAG GTCCATGAATCCTTCCACAAGTATCTGAAGCCTCTGCGGTCCAAACTGTGA